A DNA window from Candidatus Tanganyikabacteria bacterium contains the following coding sequences:
- a CDS encoding VanZ family protein: protein MRSRPLIKALLLAGWMGVIFAMSAQPSSGEDSSWLLRLLLGPLAADLRPQDFATLHHLARKFGHFAEYFILALLWAWNLGAALPRLALAWALSTLYAASDEWHQQFVPNRGPAFADVLIDSLGALAALTLLHFRIKLGRGNRRQAPR, encoded by the coding sequence AAAGCCCTCCTCCTGGCCGGCTGGATGGGCGTGATCTTCGCCATGTCCGCGCAACCCAGCTCGGGCGAGGACAGCTCATGGTTGCTGCGGCTGCTGCTCGGCCCCCTGGCGGCCGACCTCCGGCCGCAGGATTTCGCGACCCTGCACCACCTGGCCCGCAAGTTCGGGCACTTCGCGGAGTACTTCATCCTGGCCCTGCTGTGGGCATGGAATCTCGGGGCGGCGCTCCCGCGGCTGGCCCTGGCCTGGGCGCTCTCCACGCTCTATGCGGCGAGCGACGAGTGGCACCAGCAGTTCGTGCCGAATCGCGGGCCGGCGTTCGCCGACGTCCTGATAGACTCTCTCGGCGCCCTTGCTGCATTGACGCTTTTACATTTCCGAATTAAGCTCGGGCGTGGAAATCGTCGGCAGGCTCCTCGATAG